The Vespa velutina chromosome 4, iVesVel2.1, whole genome shotgun sequence genome has a window encoding:
- the LOC124948779 gene encoding pre-mRNA-processing factor 40 homolog A isoform X1, translated as MASNDGIPPPATVPGFPPATPNMTPGFVPPIMPAASFIPPPSLPPGPPGIMPPQFSIPPPGFSFPITGAPAPEAGVIAAPPQITAPGIPPPTPIASETAPGIPVSSEKKTDWTEHKAPDGRTYYYNSVTKQSLWEKPDELKTPSELLLSQCPWKEYKSENGKVYYHNVTTKESRWTIPTELEELKTRIAAEEAAAVAAAVVASATNTIVPVAIQHLSPNISTLSQTSTPEPGGKSAIEQAMAATLAAINIPTPPTKPDEDSNSAKGSANDSRTSTPEPKMQFKDKKEAIEAFKELLKERDVPSNATWEQAVKLIQNDPRYPQMKKLNERKQAFNAYKTQKLKEEREQERLRLKKAKEDLEQFLLENDRMTSTTKYYKCEEMFGNLEIWRAVGDPDRRDIYEDVIFNLAKREKEEAKQLKKRNTKRLAQVLDTMTDVTYRTTWQEAQALLLQHSAFAEDADLLEMDKDDALLVFENHIRHLEKDEEEEKEREKKRRKRQERKNRDGFISLLDELHEQGKLTSMSLWVELYPMLSADLRFSVMLGQPGSTPLDLFKFYVEDLKSRFHDEKKIIREILKDKNFEVQVNTTFEEFATVVCEDRKSATLDAGNVKLTYNLLLEKAEAREKERVKEETRKFKKLETSFKNLLKTINVDYQMTWEDVRNKLEEEPDFKAITLESERIRIFKDYQHELEESCSHHHIRSKKKKTKKMKRKSRSRSHSESEGSEKGLKKKRHKSRSASIASKTDSSESDTRKTKRKKSKKKRGRSHSRSHSRLPSSEESPERRRKEDKHRRPSVHSEGSINENTEHHELSEDELEKQRAQLLRELQMQQEDN; from the exons aTG GCATCGAATGATGGAATTCCACCACCTGCCACAGTACCCGGATTTCCACCGGCAACACCTAATATGACACCTGGTTTTGTACCGCCTATTATGCCAGCAGCATCCTTTATTCCTCCTCCTAGTTTACCGCCTGGTCCACCAGGAATAATGCCACCTCAGTTTTCTATTCCTCCACCTGGTTTTAGTTTTCCAATTACCGGTGCACCAGCACCAGAAGCTGGAGTAATAG CAGCACCACCACAAATAACAGCTCCAGGAATTCCACCCCCAACTCCTATAGCAAGTGAAACTGCACCAGGTATACCTGTGTCatcagaaaagaaaactgattGGACCGAACATAAAGCTCCAGATGGTcgtacttattattataacagtgTTACTAAACAATCGCTATGGGAAAAACCAGATGAATTAAAAACGCCAAGTGAATTATTGTTGTCACAGTGCCCGtggaaagaatataaatcagaaaatggaaaagtatattatcataatgtaACTACTAAAGAATCCAGATGGACTATTCCTACAGAGTTGGAAGAATTGAAAACTAGAATAGCGGCTGAAGAAGCTGCAGCTGTTGCAGCTGCAGTAGTTGCGAGTGCTACAAATAC aATAGTTCCGGTAGCTATACAACATTTGTCTCCAAATATTAGCACTTTATCGCAAACAAGCACACCCGAACCTGGAGGAAAATCTGCTATTGAACAAGCTATGGCTGCAACACTTGCGGCTATAAATATTCCAACTCCACCTACAAAACCAGATGAAGATAGTAATTCCGCGAAAGGATCAGCAAATGATAGCCGAACGAGTACACCTGAACCCAAAATGCaattcaaagataaaaaggaagcaaTAGAAgcatttaaagaattattaaaggaaagagatgTGCCATCTAATGCTACATGGGAACAAGCAGTAAAATTGATTCAAAATGATCCAAGATATCCGCAGATGAAGAAATTAAACGAACGTAAACAGGCATTTAATGCATATAAAACACAGAAACTTAAAGAGGAACGGGAACAGGAAAGATTAAG ATTAAAGAAAGCCAAAGAAGATttagaacaatttttattagaaaacgACAGAATGACAAGTACTACTAAATATTACAAGTGCGAAGAAATGTTTGGTAATTTGGAAATATGGAGAGCAGTAGGAGATCCAGATAGAAGGGATATTTACGAagatgttatatttaatttggcAAAACGTGAGAAAGAGGAGGCAAaacaattaaagaaaagaaataccaaAAGGCTGGCGCAAGTTTTAGATACAATGACAGATGTCACGTATAGAACCACATGGCAGGAAGCACAAGCATTGCTCTTACAACATTCGGCCTTTGCGGAAGATGCAGATTTGCTTGAAATGGATAAGGATGATGCTTTGTTGGTATTTGAAAATCATATTCGACATTTGGAAAAggacgaggaagaggaaaaggaacgtgagaagaaacggagaaagagacaagaaagaaaaaatcgtgaTGGTTTCATT aGTTTATTGGACGAGCTTCACGAACAAGGAAAACTAACATCCATGTCTCTTTGGGTTGAACTATATCCTATGTTATCGGCCGATTTACGTTTTTCAGTTATGTTAGGACAACCAGGATCAACTCccttagatttatttaaattttacgtCGAAGACCTCAAGTCCAGATttcacgatgaaaaaaaaattattcgagagattcttaaagataaaaatttcgagGTACAAGTTAATACCACGTTCGAAGAGTTTGCTACGGTTGTTTGTGAAGATCGAAAGTCTGCTACTTTAGACGCGGGAAATGTTAAGCTGACGTACAATTTGCTTCTTGAAAAAGCTGAAGCACGAGAGAAGGAACGTGTTAAAGAGGAAACACGAAAATTCAAAAAACTGGAAACAAGCTtcaagaatttattaaaaactatCAATGTCGATTATCAAATGACGTGGGAAGATGTGAGAAATAAATTGGAAGAAGAGCCAGATTTCAAAGCGATAACATTGGAAagtgaaagaataagaatttttaaggACTATCAACATGAACTTGAAGAAAGTTGTAGTCATCATCATATTaggagtaaaaagaaaaagacgaaaaagatgAAACGAAAATCTCGATCTCGGTCTCATAGc GAGTCTGAAGGTAGTGAGAAaggattgaaaaagaaacggcACAAATCACGTTCTGCAAGCATAGCTAGTAAAACAGATAGTTCTGAATCTGATAcaagaaagacgaaaagaaagaaaagtaaaaagaaaagaggtcGAAGCCATTCC CGTTCACACTCAAGACTACCGTCTTCCGAAGAGTCTCcagaaagaagacgaaaagaagataagcATAGAAGACCGTCTGTTCATAGTGAAGGatctattaatgaaaatacagAACATCATGAACTCTCCGAAGACGAATTGGAAAAACAAAGAGCGCAACTTCTTCGAGAATTGCAAATGCAACAAGAAGATAATTAA
- the LOC124948779 gene encoding pre-mRNA-processing factor 40 homolog A isoform X2 gives MTPGFVPPIMPAASFIPPPSLPPGPPGIMPPQFSIPPPGFSFPITGAPAPEAGVIAAPPQITAPGIPPPTPIASETAPGIPVSSEKKTDWTEHKAPDGRTYYYNSVTKQSLWEKPDELKTPSELLLSQCPWKEYKSENGKVYYHNVTTKESRWTIPTELEELKTRIAAEEAAAVAAAVVASATNTIVPVAIQHLSPNISTLSQTSTPEPGGKSAIEQAMAATLAAINIPTPPTKPDEDSNSAKGSANDSRTSTPEPKMQFKDKKEAIEAFKELLKERDVPSNATWEQAVKLIQNDPRYPQMKKLNERKQAFNAYKTQKLKEEREQERLRLKKAKEDLEQFLLENDRMTSTTKYYKCEEMFGNLEIWRAVGDPDRRDIYEDVIFNLAKREKEEAKQLKKRNTKRLAQVLDTMTDVTYRTTWQEAQALLLQHSAFAEDADLLEMDKDDALLVFENHIRHLEKDEEEEKEREKKRRKRQERKNRDGFISLLDELHEQGKLTSMSLWVELYPMLSADLRFSVMLGQPGSTPLDLFKFYVEDLKSRFHDEKKIIREILKDKNFEVQVNTTFEEFATVVCEDRKSATLDAGNVKLTYNLLLEKAEAREKERVKEETRKFKKLETSFKNLLKTINVDYQMTWEDVRNKLEEEPDFKAITLESERIRIFKDYQHELEESCSHHHIRSKKKKTKKMKRKSRSRSHSESEGSEKGLKKKRHKSRSASIASKTDSSESDTRKTKRKKSKKKRGRSHSRSHSRLPSSEESPERRRKEDKHRRPSVHSEGSINENTEHHELSEDELEKQRAQLLRELQMQQEDN, from the exons ATGACACCTGGTTTTGTACCGCCTATTATGCCAGCAGCATCCTTTATTCCTCCTCCTAGTTTACCGCCTGGTCCACCAGGAATAATGCCACCTCAGTTTTCTATTCCTCCACCTGGTTTTAGTTTTCCAATTACCGGTGCACCAGCACCAGAAGCTGGAGTAATAG CAGCACCACCACAAATAACAGCTCCAGGAATTCCACCCCCAACTCCTATAGCAAGTGAAACTGCACCAGGTATACCTGTGTCatcagaaaagaaaactgattGGACCGAACATAAAGCTCCAGATGGTcgtacttattattataacagtgTTACTAAACAATCGCTATGGGAAAAACCAGATGAATTAAAAACGCCAAGTGAATTATTGTTGTCACAGTGCCCGtggaaagaatataaatcagaaaatggaaaagtatattatcataatgtaACTACTAAAGAATCCAGATGGACTATTCCTACAGAGTTGGAAGAATTGAAAACTAGAATAGCGGCTGAAGAAGCTGCAGCTGTTGCAGCTGCAGTAGTTGCGAGTGCTACAAATAC aATAGTTCCGGTAGCTATACAACATTTGTCTCCAAATATTAGCACTTTATCGCAAACAAGCACACCCGAACCTGGAGGAAAATCTGCTATTGAACAAGCTATGGCTGCAACACTTGCGGCTATAAATATTCCAACTCCACCTACAAAACCAGATGAAGATAGTAATTCCGCGAAAGGATCAGCAAATGATAGCCGAACGAGTACACCTGAACCCAAAATGCaattcaaagataaaaaggaagcaaTAGAAgcatttaaagaattattaaaggaaagagatgTGCCATCTAATGCTACATGGGAACAAGCAGTAAAATTGATTCAAAATGATCCAAGATATCCGCAGATGAAGAAATTAAACGAACGTAAACAGGCATTTAATGCATATAAAACACAGAAACTTAAAGAGGAACGGGAACAGGAAAGATTAAG ATTAAAGAAAGCCAAAGAAGATttagaacaatttttattagaaaacgACAGAATGACAAGTACTACTAAATATTACAAGTGCGAAGAAATGTTTGGTAATTTGGAAATATGGAGAGCAGTAGGAGATCCAGATAGAAGGGATATTTACGAagatgttatatttaatttggcAAAACGTGAGAAAGAGGAGGCAAaacaattaaagaaaagaaataccaaAAGGCTGGCGCAAGTTTTAGATACAATGACAGATGTCACGTATAGAACCACATGGCAGGAAGCACAAGCATTGCTCTTACAACATTCGGCCTTTGCGGAAGATGCAGATTTGCTTGAAATGGATAAGGATGATGCTTTGTTGGTATTTGAAAATCATATTCGACATTTGGAAAAggacgaggaagaggaaaaggaacgtgagaagaaacggagaaagagacaagaaagaaaaaatcgtgaTGGTTTCATT aGTTTATTGGACGAGCTTCACGAACAAGGAAAACTAACATCCATGTCTCTTTGGGTTGAACTATATCCTATGTTATCGGCCGATTTACGTTTTTCAGTTATGTTAGGACAACCAGGATCAACTCccttagatttatttaaattttacgtCGAAGACCTCAAGTCCAGATttcacgatgaaaaaaaaattattcgagagattcttaaagataaaaatttcgagGTACAAGTTAATACCACGTTCGAAGAGTTTGCTACGGTTGTTTGTGAAGATCGAAAGTCTGCTACTTTAGACGCGGGAAATGTTAAGCTGACGTACAATTTGCTTCTTGAAAAAGCTGAAGCACGAGAGAAGGAACGTGTTAAAGAGGAAACACGAAAATTCAAAAAACTGGAAACAAGCTtcaagaatttattaaaaactatCAATGTCGATTATCAAATGACGTGGGAAGATGTGAGAAATAAATTGGAAGAAGAGCCAGATTTCAAAGCGATAACATTGGAAagtgaaagaataagaatttttaaggACTATCAACATGAACTTGAAGAAAGTTGTAGTCATCATCATATTaggagtaaaaagaaaaagacgaaaaagatgAAACGAAAATCTCGATCTCGGTCTCATAGc GAGTCTGAAGGTAGTGAGAAaggattgaaaaagaaacggcACAAATCACGTTCTGCAAGCATAGCTAGTAAAACAGATAGTTCTGAATCTGATAcaagaaagacgaaaagaaagaaaagtaaaaagaaaagaggtcGAAGCCATTCC CGTTCACACTCAAGACTACCGTCTTCCGAAGAGTCTCcagaaagaagacgaaaagaagataagcATAGAAGACCGTCTGTTCATAGTGAAGGatctattaatgaaaatacagAACATCATGAACTCTCCGAAGACGAATTGGAAAAACAAAGAGCGCAACTTCTTCGAGAATTGCAAATGCAACAAGAAGATAATTAA